In Phaseolus vulgaris cultivar G19833 unplaced genomic scaffold, P. vulgaris v2.0 scaffold_17, whole genome shotgun sequence, the sequence aaaaacaaaGTGCGAATTCCCTGTTCTGTAAACCTAGCAGTCTGCACTGTTTGGAATCACAACATATGTATTGTGGAATCGAAAATCCGTAATAAAAATGGAACTATAGATTCGTAAACCAAAAACAATTTACTTACCTTCTTCTCCAAACAAAGAACCGCTAAGAGAAACCACTGAACCACCACCAAGTCGTCGGAGACACCACCGATCACCACCAAGAGAAACGCCTTCCTATGCCAAGAGATGGAGTAATGCCGCCATTGAGAGAGCAATGTAGTTTGTCTGTGTGTtcactagtgcagaaacataaaacaaatgcggttgttttgaatttataaatgcggctttataaccgcatttgatcaacacacacttgtaaatcaagaaatataaatgcggctatatagagccgcatttataaataccatttacaagtgcggttatttgctttaaccgcacttgtatatgccgaatcattaaaaaaaattaaaaattttaaaacattgtcaatcttgtgtgaaGCCAAGATTGATGAAGAGTCACGGGAGCGAACAACGGTGGCGGCAGCAGAAGCGACGACAGACAGGGAAGCAGCAacggagcaaaccaaaaaatccacaagaaaccacaaagacaatgaaagagtgcttcgagaccactaatgcaaggaaaaaaacatatataagaaaaacgaaaaacatttatgcatatatttgtgaagatgaagaggaaaaaagagagttcaagaaacttacattgcacaaatggaatgcagatgcagtagaaggagacgaactcagagtgcaaacgcgaaacgaaggcaaagacgagaaataaagtttgaaattgtgtgtggcgcgcttcaaaatttaaggtaaaaaaggatttacgaatgcggttaaaggtaaaaccgcattcgtaaatcaaagaattttgatttacgaatgtggttatttgaataaccgcattcgtaaatcaagcgctttgatttacaagtgcggttattcaaataaccgcattcgtaaatcaaaataatttcaaaaatgccaccgcgtttttttcgaaagcgggtagcgcaaaagccgcactaaataaagcgtatccttttcttctttttgcactagtggtTGTTTGTgtgcaaagaaagaagaaagagtagAGTGTGAGTGTTGTGTGCATTTTTAgggtttttagaaaatattaggGATATGTTtgtctttgcataacattgtgggggtgcaggaagaaaaatgtagaggtgcaggaagaaactcccTTAAATTTATCATTCTTTATTTGtagttttttattgaaaaaatctCTCTCTATCTCCATACTCTTATCATGCAGCTTCATATTAATtgtaaaaaatttgttttaacctttttaaaatttttaaataacctTAGATGAAACATAACctcacatttttaaataatctcaGTTGTACCCCTTCACCACCATACTCCCCTCCCGCTGCAACACTTTCATTCTTCTCCAATCACAATGTTTGAGAGAACAATTCCATCATTTAAGCGTGTGTGAGAGAGTTGATAAGAAGGTTAGTTATATTCGACGTTCCTAGTGCaaagataaatttgttttttgagTTTGTACTCCATTTTTGCACATCGCTGGTTTTTTCTGGATTTTGTGGCttcaaaaaaaatgaaaaaaataacaaaaacacAATCACCCACCAgtaaaaacaccacaaaacttatCTTAACCATCAACATTCACCAGCCACTACAAACAATCACCACCcattgaaaatgaagaaaaagacatCACACTCTCCACCATACTAAGAAAGATAttgttaaaattgaaaaaatgtatAGAGATGTAGGGAAAGGTACAAAGGTGCATGGAAAATTTGCCTTTTTACTTCAATCAATTtgttcctatttataggaattcATTTGTATGCCTATTGATCTTGCAAgtcttaatttcttatttttgaatctttaaaattattctttagtttttttaattttgaatttgtttgacCTTTTGAGATGAAAATGATCTGCTAGATGAAAAATGTTGACTAATATTGTTAGGTAACATATTGGAAAAGaacaattaagataaaaatgatACTCTTTATAGAACTAACAAATAAAAgttcaaaagaaaaaatgataaacaaTTGAGAAGAAATTTTGACaaagatgatttttttaaatcatatgTCACAAAACTTTAGTATGAGaatgagattaaaaaaattaattaattaaacttatgctcagttaaaattgatttttttcatctcaattttaatttttttataaaataagtaaGGTTATTTTTGTATTTCTCTATACGTGTTTGGTTTTTAATCTCCATATTcgaaaatttagttttaaaataaatttaaaaaattaactctTTAGAAGTAGAAGATAATATGAGACAAATGTAGAAAAGAAATGTcctaattactttaaaaaataaaagtactaatttaaaacaaaaaataagaattaatcTTGTcagatattttcattttaaaataaaattttatttaaaaaaatataaaataaacaaaaagttGTGGAACAAGTCAATGGTAAAAGTAAAGGATGAACTGATCAAAGATCAAGTATGTCCCCAGAGGAAGGGTGCTACCTGGATTTCAGTTGAaagaattcaaaaaaatattttttcttccaaaataacagtttttttttctcattttgtatgttataattcaaatttgtataaaaaaaatctcaactTTTATCCGAAGCACAAAGCCTCCAAGAAATTGGCCTAGTGTTTTGGGGGTGACATTACCCACTAAAAGGCCGTATATGGATAGACACGAAGCTTGAGTCAGGTCACAATGATTTATTAACCGTAcgtgaaaataaaataagtccAGAAATTTAATATAAAGATTATCTATAAGGAATTTGAAATAAGAGTAAACTAAAGCAATCTACCTAATAATAACATGGATAATGCATCTTAATATTCgcattctttattttattctctCAGTGCTGTGATTGTCAAACTATTATACTCACTGAATTTTGTAATTACATTTCATCAAAATATAATccttaaattatattaattcaatatatgtaacatttaattaatattattaaactcgacttgcttatctgtgACGCTTATTAGTTAGTCATTGGTCAAACTAATTAATCACACACACTTTAAATTCCGAAGggtgaaatatattttaaacgtGTGGAATTTAAATTCAGAATACCTTAAATTAGTGAAATATATTTCCAAAGCTAAAATAAAAGTaacttattttcttaaattgaaaatattgttATAGCATAGAATAATCTATAACTGAGGTTGAAATTTGgtattgaattatttatttattatttaaaatgaagGTGTGCaggtgtttatttatttataaagaagagagagagagaaaaaaaaaggaaaggaagaagaaggggtgTGATAGAGACATAAAGTTAGTGTTTTAGTGCAAGTTCATAGGAATATATTTACACGTCATAACCTGATAGCACCTGGGCTTGTTAGTTCTTAACCATGGTTACCTTAACCAAGGGTGTTTAAGTTATCCACTTTCCATGCTTATATATCCCACTGATCCCCACATGCTGAATCCATGACACACGTCCATCTCTGAAAATAGCAACAATTCCCTATCCATCGATCTTCCTCTATTTTTCTTCCTCTCTTCGACCAAACATGAAACCTACGCCAACATCCTTCTCCTGCCAAACCTCGTTATTGGTTTCTCTTGCCCTAGTGCTTGCCCTTGCactaacaacaacaacaaccaagTTCCAATTCCAGAATACCCTCTCCTTTTCCCCACTCGCCACTCTCTTTGTTGCCCTCTTCACTATTTCCCTTAACTACTGGCTTGTCCCTGGAGGTTTTGCATGGAGAAACTATCCAGTCCAACATCATCACAACAACGAAAAACCAAATGCAAAACTTTCTGGGCCTATGGGCTGGCCCATACTGGGCTCTCTGCCTCTAATGGGCTCTCTGGCGCACGCCAAACTCGCTGCTTTAGCCGCGTCGTTAAACGCCAAGAGGTTAATGGCGCTCAGCCTGGGACCCACTCCGGTTGTTATAAGCAGCCACCCCGAGACTGCGAGACAAATCTTATTCGGATCCTCGTTTTCGGATCGTCCCATAAAAGAATCCGCGCGCGCTCTCATGTTTGAGCGTGCCATTGGTTTCGCTCCTTCCGGCACCTACTGGAGGCACCTACGCAGGATTGCGGCGTTCAACATGTTCTCTCCGAGGAGGATTCAGGGTTTGGAGGGTGTCCGGCAGCGGGTGGCAGATGACATGGTGAAGAGCGCGTGGAAGGAGATGGAGCAGAAAGGGGTGGTGGACGTTCGGGGCGTGTTTCAGGAAGGATCTCTGTGCAATATTTTGGAGAGTGTGTTTGGGAATAATGATAAGAGTGAGGAGTTGGGTGATATGGTTAAGGAGGGGTATGAGTTGATTGCGAAGTTCAACTTGGAAGATTATTTTCCTCTCAAGTTTTTGGACTTTCATGGGGTGAAGAGAAGGTGCCACAAGTTGGCGGCTAAGGTTGGTAGTGTGGTTGGGGAAATTGTGGAGGAGCGAAAACGAGATGGGAGTTTTGTTGGGAAGAATGATTTTCTTAGCACTTTGTTATCCTTACCAAAAGAAGAAAGGTTGGATGATTCAGATATGGTGGCTATTCTGTGGGTAAGTAATCTTCTCCCAAACTCAAATCAAACCCCACACTCAGTGGACTTCTATCCatggataataataatataaataaagtaaaaccATATAAAAGCATGCATCCTTTTCCACAATTTACTTATGTCTTACATTTCCCTCAAAACAGTCAAACAAAAACATTAATAGGAATTTCTGAAGcataaactttatatatatatatatatatatatatatatatatattctgagTGTGAGATTTGAGAGAAATATGGGACATATTTTAGAGAAATAAAGGGCTTGCATGGAAGGTAATGTTGTGAATATGTTTGAATGAGTAACCCAGTGATGGCATATAAATGTGTGATGTGATGTGCTCATAGATATAGCTATGTCTTGTTATTTTGAGCAGGAAATGGTATTTCGAGGAACAGACACAGTTGCAATACTCCTAGAATGGGTGATGGCCAGAATGGTTTTACACCAAGACGTACAAAAGAAAGCCCGCGAAGAAATCGACACGTGCATCAGCCAAAAGAGTCACGTGCGAGACTCGGATATTGCGAACCTGCCTTACCTACAGGCCATAGTGAAAGAAGTTCTTCGGCTGCACCCACCGGGTCCACTACTATCATGGGCCCGCCTCGCAGTCCAAGATGTCCACGTCGATAAAGTACTTGTGCCAGCTGGCACAACAGCCATGGTTAACATGTGGGCAATATCTCATGACTCGTCCATCTGGGAAGACCCATGGGCTTTCAAGCCCGAGAGGTTCCTCAAAGAAGACGTTTCTATCATGGGGTCGGACTTGAGGCTCGCCCCCTTCGGGGCTGGACGTAGGGTGTGTCCGGGCCGGGCCTTGGGCTTGGGCACGGCCCATCTCTGGCTCGCGCAACTTCTCCGCCACTTCATATGGGTCCCGGCGCAACAAGTGGATCTTTCGGAATGCCTTAAGCTTTCGATGGAAATGAAGACACCTCTGCGATGCGTACTGGTTCGtagatgaaaaataaataaaaaatgtcgtAAGATCTTGAGCCAAACCATGTTAAATGTATCCGATGTTTGATGTTAAAGTGAGTCTTGGTCTCTTCTTCTTTATGAGTTTGGTACTCAAATGTCTGTGAAATATTTAGAGAGGAATCATGAAACATTTCTCTAAGTATTATTTCGCTTTATTTTCAAGGGtatatcaaattattaaaataaataattatccAGTGCTAGTTTACTAGAAGTGGAGGTAAGAAGAGAGTGGATTAAGATGGTTTTATGTCTCTTTAAATTGTAAAATGTAAATTACTGTAATGCAATGTAATGATTTGCTTTGCTTTGATATGCACCATTTTCTAATACTTTAGCTTCTCCTTTTGTTTCATATGGCGGCTTTGGGTATAGCAAATTAACATGGGGAATTTTGGCACCTATATGTTATGAATTGATATGTTTTACTGTAAAAATCTAGTTCTAAATTTTTGCTGGAGATGACCCACCACAAGTTGATCACTAACCAAAGCTCAAGCCTTTATCATAATCATTTCTCAAATTAAAGCAACTACTATTGGTTCTCACTATCTTTAgtctatttttttatgatgCATATGTACGTAACTGCTAAAAGCATTACACTTTAAACTCGTATCtttgaaagaaataaaaaataaatatgccTTTTT encodes:
- the LOC137817140 gene encoding cytochrome P450 78A5-like yields the protein MKPTPTSFSCQTSLLVSLALVLALALTTTTTKFQFQNTLSFSPLATLFVALFTISLNYWLVPGGFAWRNYPVQHHHNNEKPNAKLSGPMGWPILGSLPLMGSLAHAKLAALAASLNAKRLMALSLGPTPVVISSHPETARQILFGSSFSDRPIKESARALMFERAIGFAPSGTYWRHLRRIAAFNMFSPRRIQGLEGVRQRVADDMVKSAWKEMEQKGVVDVRGVFQEGSLCNILESVFGNNDKSEELGDMVKEGYELIAKFNLEDYFPLKFLDFHGVKRRCHKLAAKVGSVVGEIVEERKRDGSFVGKNDFLSTLLSLPKEERLDDSDMVAILWEMVFRGTDTVAILLEWVMARMVLHQDVQKKAREEIDTCISQKSHVRDSDIANLPYLQAIVKEVLRLHPPGPLLSWARLAVQDVHVDKVLVPAGTTAMVNMWAISHDSSIWEDPWAFKPERFLKEDVSIMGSDLRLAPFGAGRRVCPGRALGLGTAHLWLAQLLRHFIWVPAQQVDLSECLKLSMEMKTPLRCVLVRR